The genome window attatgtatataaagtaaaagtaaattttaaaagaataaaatattactttattatttgttgaCACATGTATGGCAGGTAATAAATGTGGTAATAGTGCAGTGACTAGTCcccttaaataatttaactcaGCTTCCCTTGAATAAGCAGCTGGATGAATTTTAGAACTCAAACAACTCCcaatataattttgagatGTCTCATCTGCCTTGGACATTTTGTGCAGTGCATTCCAATCTTGAGCATGCTGAATGGCCAAAGGAATCAGACCGTCAAAAGTGAGGGTTGACACATCTGCGCGTAATAATCGAATGGCAATATTCTTTGCTGCTGTTGTTATAGCTAAACGTAACTGCTGTATGAAAGCCTCATTTGCTGAGAAATCTGAATACCATGTACAGACGTAAATTTGGAGTACTTCTTCCAGAAGCTAAAAAGTAAtacatttgtatattttttgctaacaaataaaaaatgaaataaatatataaatgcacaGAATATATGAcaatcaaaatatatgtatataattaattacttgttCCAAGGCATGGTCAAAGTCCTTTGGCACTTTAACCTTTGTTGAATGTGGGAGTAATTTGTGCCTTTTACAGGTGTTTTTGCTGCAGACACTGCACGAAACCTTGATTTCATGTCTCGTGATAAATCTATTGTTTATTATATTGAATCTGACCAGTAAACTGTCAACACACTGTGCAAGTTGAACAGCGTAAAAACTGGCGATCACGAAAATACTGGCCACAATAAACACCCATACAATGCTGCAAAACGGATAACAGAATAATTTTACACATGGctcataaataatatcgataaGCATGTTATTTACCTGTTAAACACAACcacaataaatacaataaataaaattacgatcgCCGATATCGTGgcactaaaaatatatagatccTGCATCTTGTCGCTATCGAATAAGAAACGatgtcaaaaaataaaaaaaatagcttttgtttaatcaaacatttttgtaattatcacAGAGTTAGTTTTAATCGAACGAGATGCCCTTTCGGAGCACTGAACACTCAAAGACAtgtcatctttttttttattgaatttggCAGTTTCAAGTGGCGACTCTACAGCGCTCTGACAAGTatgataaaaagttttaactaCTTATAGCAAACATTGGCGAAACAAAAagcaatttagaaaaattaattttattttatttccgtaCGATATGATTCAAAAGTGAATTGAGAAACATGACATTACTGAAACCTAATGGCAACATAacctttatatgtatataatctTATTAtcgagatatacatataatatattatatattttgctaTTTTATGCATTGTACTTAGtttcgaattttatatttgaatggaaaaaaaaacgacagtACAATAATGTCAAGACCACCAGATCCAAAGTTTCTGCTGCGCGGCGACATGGATGAAAATATTCACAGTTTGTTATTTTCCATTAATTCGGATAATGAACATCTCTATGCTGGCGACGGAAAGGGCACAGTTCATATTTGggatttaaaagtattaattttttttttttttaagtagattGTAGtggtataattaaattaaataaaaaaaaatatatttaatgttagaaaaaaatatctaaaattaaaaaaaaattatgttttagacaaacagaataaaatatcaattatcaGATGGACATAGTCCTTGTTTCAATTTACATACGACAAATGAGGCTGATTTAATAGTACAAAGAAGACATGGAATTATCGATGTGTACAGGATAAGTGAATCAGACTGGATACTAGATAAGAGcattaattatgaatattgCAGTTTTTGCAGGTATATTAACTAATAAGTAtgttgtaaatatattaacaagcttattaaaatcaatattttgtATCACAGGTCTCAATTGTtagttgaaaaaaatgcaatattagTTCCACTTGATTGTTCTGCAATAGGAGTCTTGTCACTGAAAACATTTGAAATGGAAATGAAATTAGATCCATCCAAGTTatcttataataataaattaggtACAGTAATGGCATTGAAACCACTGGTAAATACACCAAGCCTGGTTCTAGTTGCTTATGAGGGTGGACAATTATTATTGTGGGATATGAGAAAGAATGCTGTTCTCAATTCTCTCACTGTGGAACAATATCCGATGACTTTCGATTTTGACGCCTCTTTGATGCAAGGCATTCTTGGTAGCGCGTCAGAAAAAATAGAGGTAACtttactgtttaaaaaaaaaaataaatattattttattggtaagctgtaattgtaaatttttagatttttgaaATGTCAGCAAATCATACTTTATCTCATAAATCTACTAAACTATTGGAACATGTTTCTGGCGTATCTGTTCTCTCTATAAGACCGGACAAAAAAATTGTCGCGGTCGGCTGCTGGGATGGACGTATGATGTTGTTCTCTTGGAAAAAATTACGACCacttgcaatattaaaagaacATAGAACAAATATATACGATATTGTATATTCGCCGTGTAAAGTCGAAGCTTATGATACTAAGTGTTTAATGGCAGCGACTGGTAAAGATGGTTACATATCTATATGGgatatatataattagaaatcATAAATGTTGACGTACGTTTGAATgtattaagttaaaaaatatattatattattttttagtattaaaatattttattttacatttgtataaattatttattattgccaTCGAACTATGTGATACGTTTTTTTACCAACTCTAAGCAGCGATGTATTGTTACTTAATATATGAATACCTGGTACAATTACCTCATTtaaattagtaattttttGATGGTTTACATAAAAACCACCCGCTGTTATAATTCGTTCAGCATCGTTATCggatttaaaacaatttaccTTTTTTGCTAATTCATACACAGTAATTCCCGGATGACCTAAAACGTCTACTATTGTCGCTCCTTCAAATACATCTACTAATTCcgatgcatttaattttacaaatgatTCAATTGATTTATCAAACAATGCAGCAGAAGCACGCCTTGCAGATAATAATCCATCCTCTAAAAAATTATGGAAATTAATAtgtggaaaataataataaaaaaatataaataaattttataaaacttaccTCCATGTACTAAGAGTGTAACTTGCTCAGCTAACAGTTTTTGTGCCCTTCTTATTTCTGGACAATTCTTATGACTGGccataatttcattaattttattgagtggtaaaaatgtgaataatttcaaaaatttttcgacgtCAGAATCTTTAGTTCTAACAAAATATTGATATAGCTGAAAGCTTGAAGATTTCGTTGAAGACAGCCATACtgcatttaataaagattttccAAATTTCTTCCCACCTTCAGCTGTTATAAGTGGCAATGTTAAGCCATAAACGtctttttttgtacttttcgTGATCAAGTCATATCCTGACATAATATTACCCATCTGATCGCTACCGCCAATTTGAAAACGGCATtcgtaatttttcattaaatgaAGCCAATCATATGCTTGAAATACTTGATACGTAAATTCAGTGAAACTCATTCCATCATCAGAATTTAACCGTGACTGAACAGAAGACCTACCCAGCATTGTGCCCATTCGAAAATACTTTCCAATATTTCTGATGAATTCAATAACATTTACATTGGTATACCAGTCTAAATTGTTTAGTATCATTATAGGCTTCAACTttacttctttatttttccaaaaatatttctcatgattattaaatattgtttctATATTGGTTGTG of Cardiocondyla obscurior isolate alpha-2009 linkage group LG15, Cobs3.1, whole genome shotgun sequence contains these proteins:
- the LOC139108643 gene encoding guanine nucleotide-binding protein subunit beta-like protein 1; this encodes MSRPPDPKFLLRGDMDENIHSLLFSINSDNEHLYAGDGKGTVHIWDLKTNRIKYQLSDGHSPCFNLHTTNEADLIVQRRHGIIDVYRISESDWILDKSINYEYCSFCRSQLLVEKNAILVPLDCSAIGVLSLKTFEMEMKLDPSKLSYNNKLGTVMALKPLVNTPSLVLVAYEGGQLLLWDMRKNAVLNSLTVEQYPMTFDFDASLMQGILGSASEKIEIFEMSANHTLSHKSTKLLEHVSGVSVLSIRPDKKIVAVGCWDGRMMLFSWKKLRPLAILKEHRTNIYDIVYSPCKVEAYDTKCLMAATGKDGYISIWDIYN
- the Tyrrs-m gene encoding tyrosine--tRNA ligase, mitochondrial; the protein is MNVRILLRLCSTIRNVNFEKRRFYCSKSVLKLRERGMYEDIFPDTNTNKIVDLLKSSPQCVYAGFDPTADSLHVGNLLVLMNLLHWQKAGHQVIALVGGATGLIGDPSHRKSERVEMERYLIEENLKSITTNIETIFNNHEKYFWKNKEVKLKPIMILNNLDWYTNVNVIEFIRNIGKYFRMGTMLGRSSVQSRLNSDDGMSFTEFTYQVFQAYDWLHLMKNYECRFQIGGSDQMGNIMSGYDLITKSTKKDVYGLTLPLITAEGGKKFGKSLLNAVWLSSTKSSSFQLYQYFVRTKDSDVEKFLKLFTFLPLNKINEIMASHKNCPEIRRAQKLLAEQVTLLVHGEDGLLSARRASAALFDKSIESFVKLNASELVDVFEGATIVDVLGHPGITVYELAKKVNCFKSDNDAERIITAGGFYVNHQKITNLNEVIVPGIHILSNNTSLLRVGKKTYHIVRWQ